CAAGAGATTCGTGGCGCCCGTCTTGGCAAGAATGCGCGAACGGTGAAATTCCACCGTGCGGTGGCTGATACCCAGAGTCCGTGCGATCTCCTTGTTGGCCTGGCCCGCCAACGCAAGTCTGAGAACCTCCAGTTCGCGCGCCGACAGCCCCGACAGGCGGGTGCGTTCCTCGTCCTCGGCGTGCCGCCTCGCCAACGCGTCCCGGTTGTCTTCGAAGGCATTCTCGATCCGCTCGATGAGGCGGTCGGCCTGCACGGGTTTGGTGAGGAAGTCCAGGGCGCCAGCCTGGATGGCCCGCACGGTCGTCGGAATATCGCCGTGACCGGTCAGAAAGATCACGGGCAACTTCGAGCCTTCCGCACCCAGTGCGGCCTGCACGTCCAGGCCGCTCATCCCGTCCATGCGCAGATCCAGAATCACGCAGCCGGGGTCGTCCAGGCGGCCCGAGCCGAGGAAAGCCTCGCCGCTCTCGAAGGTTTCGACGCGATACCCCGCCGTGTCGAGAAGCATCGAAACACTGTCCCGCACGGCCGCATCGTCGTCCACCAGGAACACCGTGGGCGCGGTCATGGCGCGAAGGGCAACGTGAAATGGAACGTCGCGCCGGGCGTGTCCCGCGCGGTGTCCAGCCACAGCTGGCCGCCCTGAGCCTCGATGAGCGCACGGCTGATGGCGAGCCCCAGCCCCAGGCCGTTGGGTTTGGTGGTGAAGAACGGGTGGAAGGCGCGCTGGACGAGTTGGGGGTCCAATCCCGGACCCGTATCCGAAACCGATACCTTGGCCATGTTGGTTTCCGCCATGGTCCGGATGGTGACGCGGATCGTCTGCTGCTCGAGGCCCAGGTCGCGCATGGCTTCCACGCCGTTGGCAATCAGGTTGACCAGCACCTTCTCGACCTGCAGCCGGTTCGCCTGTACCGGCCGCAGATCCGGCCCCAGATCCAGCAACGTGCGGAAGCCGTTCCATCCGTTGGATTCCACCAGCGCCAGCGCGTTCTTCACGACCGTGTTGAGGTCCACCGGTTCGGTGGCGGCCTCGCCCTTCTGCAGAAACTCGAGCAGTTCCCGCACGACTTTCGACGCGCGCTGAGCCTGCTCTGCGCTGCCTTCCAGCGCGCGTTTCAGCTTGGCCGGATCGGGCACGTCCATCCTCAGCATGCGTACGGCCGCTTCCGCGTACGAGGTGACGGCGATGAGAGGCTGATTGAGTTCATGGGCGATGGCCATGGCAGTGTGCTTCGCCACGCTCAACTTGACCATCTCGGCCATTTCGGCTCGCAGCTGCCCCAGTGCCGCTTCGGCTTCCTTCCGCCCGTGGATGTCCTCGACGACGATCTGGAAGCCAGTCGAAGTGCCGTCGCGCTCGCGTTGGAGGGACAGCGTGACGCCCACCCACACATGGGTCCCATCCGGACGCGCGACGCGCAGTTCGCGGTGCGCGTTGTCGATCGCGCCGCTTGCGACGAACTCCATCAGTTGCCGCGTCTCGGCACGATCGTCCGGGTGGGCCAGGTCTGGCAGGCTGCTCTGTACCAGCTCATGGGCAGGGCGGCCCAGGATCCGGCGCAGCGTCTCGTTCACCCGGAGCCACGTTCCGTCCCGCCCGATGCGAGCGATTCCGATCGGCGCCTGCTCGAACGTGCTCCGGAACTGCTCCTCGCTGTCGCGCAATGCCTGTTCTGCAACGTAGCGCCGCGTCACGTCGTGCACGCCGACGAGGATACGGCCGCCCGGCACGGGGGTGAGGCTCACGTCGGCCCAGAACAGGCTGCCATCCCGGCGATGTCCACGCAGGTTCGGCAAGGTCCCCATGGGACGAGGCACCGGCGCACGTCCGTACAGCTCGCGCCGCTGGCGGTGGGATTCCCGCGCCGCCTCGGGAACGAGGGCTTCCACGTCCAGCCGGGAGAATTCTTCTTCCGAGTACCCGAAATGCTCCGCCGCCGCTGCGTTGAAGCTGACGATCTTCCCCCGATCGTCCACCAGAAGAAGCGGATCGACCGCGAGCCGGAACAGCAGCCGGTAATCGATGTCGTGAGTGTCCTGGTTCACAAGGGTCCCTGTGCCCGGCGGGGAACCGTTTGCAGGCGTCCTTCCGCCAGCGGGGCAGCGCCACCCCGGACGGGACGTCGAGTCCCCTCCCGGCAATGGATGCGCCGAATCTTCAACGCCGGGGAGCATTGCAGGCGCCGGCGTCCGGCGCAAGCGGCTGCACGAGTTCATCGCCTCCCGCCACGTTCTGCACCTTTGCATCGTGCCGGGTTGTCGGTTCCCGACCCGGAACCCGCGACTTCCCAACCCGGAACCCGTGACCATCCTAGGCCCACCGGCCTGCAGACGCCATCCGTGGAAACACCAGCGCCACCGGGGCACAACCCGTGGACGCACGAGTTGAGAGCGCTCCTGTCCGCCTATACAACTCAATCATGCACCGCACATGAGTGCGCGACGAGGAGCCGCAATGAAATCCGAAGCACGATCCGGCGGTCCGGACCACGAACCTGCCGCCCTCGGGCAGCCTGTCCATGGGACCGTGGACATGGAAACCCTGGGCTCCCTTCTGGAACTGCCCCTGCCGTTCGAAGGCGATCTGGCGGCCATCACGTTTTCCACCCGGGCCCTGCAGGAGGGTGAAGTTCTCATCCGGTCGGGGGACGAGTGCCGCAATCTCTACGTGGTGCGGTTCGGTTCCTTCAAGACGTGCGTCGCCGATGCGACCGGGACCACCCAGGGGACTGCCTTTCCCATGCGCGGCGACACCATCGGTGTGGACGGGCTGGCGAACGGCCGGCACAACTGCGTGACCACGGCGCTGGAGAGAAGCGACGTGGTCGTGCTGCCGGCGCGCAAGCTGACTTCGCTCGCGCTGGCGCATCCTGCGTTCGCCAATCTTCTGCACCGCCTCATGGGCCGGGAAATCGTGCGGGATCAGGCACTGATGTTCATGCTGGGCTCGCTCGCGGCGGAAGCGCGGGTGGCGGCCTTTCTCGTGGATCTGTCCGAGCGGTTCACCAAGCTGGGCTATTCGGGGCGCGTGTTCAATCTGAGGATGACCCGGCAGGACCTGGGACACTATCTTGGACTCAACATCGAGACCGTGAGCCGGGTGATGTCGCACCTCTCCCAGATGGGCCTCATCGCGGTGCGGCATCGGGAAGTGGAGATCGTCGACGAGACGACCCTGCGCCGCATGGTCGCCGACCCGTCCGTTCTGCATTCGCTTCGCGAGCGTTGTGGCAGGACCGGCCGCAATTGGGAGTCCCGTGTGCCGGCGCTCCAGCCGGAAAGCGATGTCCGGCCGAGAAATCTCGCGGTCCGCTGATGCGCAGCCGTTCCGGTGGCCCTCGCGCAGGAGAGTGAATGCCTTACGCTTCATGTGGTCAGATGCTGGAAGAGATTGCCGCGGATGCGCGGGCATGCGGACGTTCCACGGGACGTCCGTGGTTGCGGGAAAAGGTGATGGAGGCCATGGCCACCGTGCCGAGGGAGTCGTTCGTGCTGGAGAACGACCGGGACGTCGCCCATGTCAACGCACCCCTTCCCATCGGCCACGGGCAGACGATCTCCCAGCCGTTCATCGTGGCGCTCATGACCGACCTGTGCGAGTGCGAACCTGGTGATACGGTCCTCGAGATCGGCACGGGTTCGGGATACCAGGCAGCGGTCCTTTCCCGGCTCGTCCGGCACGTGTACTCGGTCGAAGTGGTACCTGAACTGGCGAGCAAGGCCCGGACGGCGCTGATGCGCCAGGGGTTCGGCAATGTCTCCGTGCGTGAAGGCGATGGGCGCGAAGGCTGGCCGGAACACGGGCCGTACGATGCGATCCTGGTGACGGCCGCGGCGGAGGAACTGCCGCCGGCGCTGCTGGATCAGCTCCGCCCCGGCGGGAGACTCGTCTTTCCCCGGGGCGAGCCCGACGGTGCCCAGGAACTGGTCGTCGTCATCAAGCGCGCCGACGGAACCGCGACGTTCCAGACGGTCTTGCCGGTGCGGTTCGTGCCGCTGGTGGAACGCGAGTGACTTCGCGGCTGCACTGATCCCCGAATCGTTCGGCGAGCCCGGGGACCGATCCGTCCACGCTCTCCTGTGGCGTTGCCGTCCCGTTGTACAGCCGCCTGCGGCCCTTGGCGGCCGGCAGCCGATCGCGTAGCATCCGGCAGTTTTCTCACGCTGCTGAAAGTGCCTCATGTCCCGCCGCGACGCCGTCCGATCCCATTTCGCCGCCGATATCGGAGACTGGAAGAAAGATCAGGACATCGTCGGTGTGCGCATCCTCACTTCGGGCGGTGCCTGCGGCAACTGCGCGTCGTTGCTGGGAGCCTATCGTCTGGACGATGCCCCTGAGTTTCCGCCGCTGGCCTGCGAGGACGACTATGGCTGCTCGAGCTGGTGGGAACCGGTGAACTCCGGCGAGATGCCCGAAGACGGTTGGCGGTGACGTCGGACCGCTGAACCCGGATACCGCGTTACGGAAAGGGGCTGTCGCGATTCAGGCGAGGCGCCGCGCCGGAAGCATTTCCTGTGGCGCATGAATGTCGCACGGTTCCAGGGGCAGCGTCACGGTGAACATCGCTCCCCGCTGGGGCGCGTGGTTCGCCTCGATGTGTCCACCATGCGCCTGCACGATCTCCCGCGAGATGGCGAGTCCCAGGCCGGTGCCCCCGGCGCCGCTGCGTGTCTTGCTGCTCTGGACGAACTTGTCGAAGATCAGTTCGAGCTCGCTGTCCGGTATTCCCACGCCGCGATCCACCACCTGAAGCTGCAGGCCGTCCGTGGCACTGCCGTCGGGGCAGCAGCTTCGATGCGGCATGCGGATGCGGCTCAGCCGCACGGCAATCGGCTCGTTGTCCGGCGAGAACTTGAGTGCATTGGACAGCAGATTGCGGATTACCTGTTCGATGCGTAACCGGTCCATGCAGACGGCGGCAGTCTCCGGCGGCACCTGCACATCGAACCGGATACCGCGTTGCACCGCCATGGCGTCCAGCTCGCTCACCCCCGCCCGCACGGCCGACGCAAGGTCGAACCGGCTCATCTCGTAGTGCATGCGCCCGGCTTCCATCTTCGAGAGATCGAGCAGGTCATTGACGAGATGCAGCAGGCGTCTTCCGCTCTGTTCGATCTTGGAGAAGTAGGTGGCGAGCTTGTCCACGGGCGTCCGCGGGTCCTTCGCGCGCGAAAGACCCAGGTTGGAGAAGGACAGCATCGCGTGCATCGGCGTGCGAAGCTCGTGCGACATGTTGGCAAGGAATTCCGACTTTGCCTGGTTGGCCCGTTCGGCAGCCTCCTTGGAACGCAGCAGTTCCTGGGTCCGTTCGGCAACGAGTTCCTGGAGCTGCTCGTGATGGCGCCGCAGTTCGCCCTCCACGGCCTTCTGCGCCGAGATGTCCTGTACGGCACCGTAGATTCTCACAGGCCGACCGTTTCGCACGTCCGCCTGACCGACCACACGCACCCAGACGCGTTTTCCGTGGGCAGTGATGAGCTGCGCGACGAAGTCATAGGGCGCCCCGGATTCGATGCCCCGTTCCACGTTCTGGCGGACAAGCTCGCGGTACTCTGGCGCGAAGAAATCGATGGCTGCGACCAGGTCAGGTGCGCAGGTCGAGGGGTCGACCTCGTGAATGCGGTAGACCTCTGCGGTCCAATACACTCGTTTGCTGGGAAGTTCCACCTCCCAGCCGCCCACATGTGCCATGGATTCGGTCTGGCGGGAGATGTCGCGCTGACGCACGGTTTCCGTCTGATCGTGGAGGATGGCCGCGTACATGGTGCTCTGGCCGAGGGAGAAGCGGCTGACGGAGATCTCGATGGAGAGCGGTCCGCCGTCGCGCCGCACGCCTTCGACATTCCGGCTCACGCCCAGGACGCGGTCGATCTCCGCCGGCGTGCCGTGGAGAATGTGCTTCTCGTGGGTTTCCCGAAGCGCGGCGGGCAGGAGAACGCTCAGGTTCTGGCCGACGAGCGTGCCGGGATCGTGGCCGAACATGTTGTGCAGGGCGGCATTGGCGGATTGAATGCGTCCCGCCTCGTTCACGACCACGATGCCTTCGCTCGCCGACGACACGACGGCGGACCACCGGGCCTCGCTCTCCTTCAGCCGTGCGTCCGCGGCCTTCACCTCGGTGATGTCGCGCACCACGCCCACGACGTAGCGCGAACCGTCCGGCGCCACGAGGAGGCTCTTGGTCTTCTCGAACCAGCCCGACCGTCCGTCGCGCAGGGTGATGAACTGCTCTGCGACCACCGGATCCCCCGTGGCGAGAATGGAGTCGTCCTCCTTCCATGCCGTGCGGGCCTCGGCCGTGCCCATGAAGTCGGGGTCGGACCGGCCGACCAGTTCGCCGGGCGATGAGCCCATCTGCCGGCTGAAGGCGCCGTTCACCAGGATCCAGCGGTGATGCTCGTCCTTGACGAACACGCCGTGGTAGACGGCCTCGACGATCGAGGACAGGAATGTCTTGGCACGGGTGGCCTCCATCTCCGCTGCCCGGCGATCCGTGATGTCGTGAGTGCACACGAGAATGCCGCGACGTCCGTCCGGCAGCGGCACCGAAACCTTGCGCTTGATGACCCATCGCTGGCGTCCCGCGGCCGTGACGAAGGGTTCTTCGTACGACGTGACGCCGGACGCTGCCGCCGAGTCCTCGTCCTGCTGCTGCCACAGCGCGACCTGCTCCCCGGAGAAGATCTCGGCGTCGGTCTTGCCCAGGAAGTACGAGGGCGGCTTGCCGTGCAGGTGCTCGACTTCCGCATTGACCAGGACGATGCGGCCGTCGGAGTCCTTCAGCGTCACGAGAACCGGCACGGCCTGGATCACCGTGTCGAGGAGTTTACGGCTCGCTTCCAGTTCCGCACTCCGCTTTTCCAGCTCGGCAGTCATTTCCTGCGCCAGCGCTTCTGCGTGCTGACGCGTGCGGGTGGCCATCAGCACCAGCCCCGCAAGCAGGAGGCTCGCTCCTGTCCCGAGGGCCGGCACCAGCCAGGGCGCGCTGGTCAGGCTCGAGGCGTCGGGGCGGGCGATGAAGTCGAACAGGAGCTGGCGGCCGCCTACCACCACCCTCCGCGTGATCGTGCGAGCGTCCGGCTTCGATCCATGTGCGCCGGCTCCGTTCGCGGCGGTCGAAAACAGGAAGTTCGCGGACAACCGGTCCTTGCCGTCGAAGACCGCCACATCGAACCGGTCGAGGTTCGGGTCCGCCAGTTGCGAGAAGAGCTCGGACGCGAAGTAGGCCGTGTAGACGTAACCGAAGATCCGGGAGCGCCGTTCCTCCACCGTGGCCGGGGCGCCTCGCCCCGATAGATCGGCGCCGTGAGGATGAATCCGGGCTGCTCGCCGGCTTCGTCCTGAAGAAGCGTCACGCGGCCCGTGAGCGTCGTGACGCCCGTGTCCCGGGCCCGGTACAGCGCTTCCTTGCGCGCGGCTTCGGAGGCCATGTCGAACCCCAGTACCCGGACATTGAGCCCTTGGTAGGGCTCGACGAAGACGATGGGGGTCGCCTCGGGATGCGCCGTCTGCCGGGTGAAGCTGCGAACATGGTAGTGCGGAAAGCCCTCGCGGCGGATCTGTGCCTCGTGCTGCGGCAATTCGCTCAGGGGAACGCTCAGCGCGAACCCGAGCGCCAGAAGGCCGGGATGCTGGTGGGGAAGGTCGAGCTTCTCCACGTACCGGTGCCACTGCTGCCGGTCGACCTTGCCGCTCACCGTGAACAGGCCGATGCCGCCCCGCAGCAGATGCTCGTGTGCCCGGAGGCGCTCCGACACTTTCAGCACGAAGGCATCCGCCCGGTGTTCGAGGGCTGCGAGCGCGGTGGCGTCGTGGTCCGACTGGAGCTTCAGCCAGAAGGCCATGCCGACGGATACGGTCGTCGCAAGCACGAACGCGGGCAGCCACGCCATGCGCAGGACACTGCGTATTCCCTGGTACCGCGAGCTCATGGGCCCTCGTGTCAGTTGTCGCGGCCGCCGTTGCCGGTGTGGCAGGCGTCCTGCCGGATCTCGTGGATATCGGCATCCGGAATGTCCGCTTGAGTGCGCGGACATCCTTGTGGACCTTGCGGAAAGCACCGTTACAGAGCGGATTCTGCACTTCATGCCACCGTCCTGTGCAGGGGTTCAGCGCGATTTGTCGCACCTGCGCGCGGAAATCGAGGAAATGAAAGCCAAAAGAGATTCACGCCGCTCTCGGGGATTCTGGCACCGC
This region of Betaproteobacteria bacterium genomic DNA includes:
- a CDS encoding response regulator transcription factor; its protein translation is MTAPTVFLVDDDAAVRDSVSMLLDTAGYRVETFESGEAFLGSGRLDDPGCVILDLRMDGMSGLDVQAALGAEGSKLPVIFLTGHGDIPTTVRAIQAGALDFLTKPVQADRLIERIENAFEDNRDALARRHAEDEERTRLSGLSARELEVLRLALAGQANKEIARTLGISHRTVEFHRSRILAKTGATNLLQLAHLTTAAS
- a CDS encoding PAS domain S-box protein — its product is MNQDTHDIDYRLLFRLAVDPLLLVDDRGKIVSFNAAAAEHFGYSEEEFSRLDVEALVPEAARESHRQRRELYGRAPVPRPMGTLPNLRGHRRDGSLFWADVSLTPVPGGRILVGVHDVTRRYVAEQALRDSEEQFRSTFEQAPIGIARIGRDGTWLRVNETLRRILGRPAHELVQSSLPDLAHPDDRAETRQLMEFVASGAIDNAHRELRVARPDGTHVWVGVTLSLQRERDGTSTGFQIVVEDIHGRKEAEAALGQLRAEMAEMVKLSVAKHTAMAIAHELNQPLIAVTSYAEAAVRMLRMDVPDPAKLKRALEGSAEQAQRASKVVRELLEFLQKGEAATEPVDLNTVVKNALALVESNGWNGFRTLLDLGPDLRPVQANRLQVEKVLVNLIANGVEAMRDLGLEQQTIRVTIRTMAETNMAKVSVSDTGPGLDPQLVQRAFHPFFTTKPNGLGLGLAISRALIEAQGGQLWLDTARDTPGATFHFTLPFAP
- a CDS encoding helix-turn-helix domain-containing protein; this encodes MKSEARSGGPDHEPAALGQPVHGTVDMETLGSLLELPLPFEGDLAAITFSTRALQEGEVLIRSGDECRNLYVVRFGSFKTCVADATGTTQGTAFPMRGDTIGVDGLANGRHNCVTTALERSDVVVLPARKLTSLALAHPAFANLLHRLMGREIVRDQALMFMLGSLAAEARVAAFLVDLSERFTKLGYSGRVFNLRMTRQDLGHYLGLNIETVSRVMSHLSQMGLIAVRHREVEIVDETTLRRMVADPSVLHSLRERCGRTGRNWESRVPALQPESDVRPRNLAVR
- a CDS encoding protein-L-isoaspartate(D-aspartate) O-methyltransferase gives rise to the protein MLEEIAADARACGRSTGRPWLREKVMEAMATVPRESFVLENDRDVAHVNAPLPIGHGQTISQPFIVALMTDLCECEPGDTVLEIGTGSGYQAAVLSRLVRHVYSVEVVPELASKARTALMRQGFGNVSVREGDGREGWPEHGPYDAILVTAAAEELPPALLDQLRPGGRLVFPRGEPDGAQELVVVIKRADGTATFQTVLPVRFVPLVERE
- a CDS encoding PAS domain S-box protein; this translates as MEERRSRIFGYVYTAYFASELFSQLADPNLDRFDVAVFDGKDRLSANFLFSTAANGAGAHGSKPDARTITRRVVVGGRQLLFDFIARPDASSLTSAPWLVPALGTGASLLLAGLVLMATRTRQHAEALAQEMTAELEKRSAELEASRKLLDTVIQAVPVLVTLKDSDGRIVLVNAEVEHLHGKPPSYFLGKTDAEIFSGEQVALWQQQDEDSAAASGVTSYEEPFVTAAGRQRWVIKRKVSVPLPDGRRGILVCTHDITDRRAAEMEATRAKTFLSSIVEAVYHGVFVKDEHHRWILVNGAFSRQMGSSPGELVGRSDPDFMGTAEARTAWKEDDSILATGDPVVAEQFITLRDGRSGWFEKTKSLLVAPDGSRYVVGVVRDITEVKAADARLKESEARWSAVVSSASEGIVVVNEAGRIQSANAALHNMFGHDPGTLVGQNLSVLLPAALRETHEKHILHGTPAEIDRVLGVSRNVEGVRRDGGPLSIEISVSRFSLGQSTMYAAILHDQTETVRQRDISRQTESMAHVGGWEVELPSKRVYWTAEVYRIHEVDPSTCAPDLVAAIDFFAPEYRELVRQNVERGIESGAPYDFVAQLITAHGKRVWVRVVGQADVRNGRPVRIYGAVQDISAQKAVEGELRRHHEQLQELVAERTQELLRSKEAAERANQAKSEFLANMSHELRTPMHAMLSFSNLGLSRAKDPRTPVDKLATYFSKIEQSGRRLLHLVNDLLDLSKMEAGRMHYEMSRFDLASAVRAGVSELDAMAVQRGIRFDVQVPPETAAVCMDRLRIEQVIRNLLSNALKFSPDNEPIAVRLSRIRMPHRSCCPDGSATDGLQLQVVDRGVGIPDSELELIFDKFVQSSKTRSGAGGTGLGLAISREIVQAHGGHIEANHAPQRGAMFTVTLPLEPCDIHAPQEMLPARRLA